From the genome of Acidaminococcus sp.:
TATCCCCATATGTCCAAAGTGCTTCTTATCACAAGTTCGCGCAGTAGTATCGGCGGGCTCAATCTGCGCGGTGATTCCCGTGCACCCGGTATTGTTAACGGTGTAGGAGGCCCCGATCTTTCCCTGGAAATGAAGAATCTTGCGCGCAATGCCGATATTCTGCCCGGTGATACGATTGTAACAAGCGGCTACAGCGGGTACCATCCCGAAGGGCTGGTCATCGGTACCGTGGAAGAAGTCCAGATGGATGCCGGCGGACTTACCAAACGGGCCATGATTTCTCCTGCCGTGGATTACAGTCACCTGGAGGAGGCTCTTGTTATTACTAACTATGCAGGATTTGCCGATTTCCTGAAACAGGAAGGGAAGGATCCGGAGTATAAATCTTCCCGAGGGGGCAAAAAGTGATGAATGTACTAGCCTTTTTGCTCTTGAATCTTGTTCTTTTTTCGATTCAAAATCATTGGTTTATGGCTTTTACGACATGGCAGTCTCCTGATTTGCTGCTGCTCATGTTGATTTTGTATGCCCTGAAGAACGGGGGCAAGAAGGGTGCTCTCTACGGATTGGGCATCGGGACCTTTTTGGATGTAGTCACGTTCAGTTATTTTGGCTACCATATCGTGACCCGTACTTTTTTGGGAGCGGTCATCGGCAAGAACAGGATGAATATTTTTGCCGACCGGCTGCCTACGTATTTGATTCTTACAGCCATGACGACACTGCTGCTGCAGGTCTCCCATGGGCTGTTTCTGTGTGTGGCAACTCGGCGCTGGCTGCCCTTTTTTCCTTTTGTGGGCATGACACTTCGCAGTATCGGATGGAATCTTGTGTGTGCTCCTCTGGTCTGGGTGCTGTATCATAAACTGCAAAAGCGTCTGCAGCGCCGGGATACGTATTATTATCATTTCTAGGAAGGATTTAACGTGCTGAATAAAAAATATGCTTATCGGCTGGAGTTCATGCTGGTGGCTTCGGCGCTTATTATTTTCCTCCTGATTGGCCGTATGTTCTACCTGCAGATTATTCGCGGCAGCTACTACAGCAGGCAGGCCGAAGGAAACCGGACGCGGTATACGCGGATTGCGGCGCCCCGTGGGATTATCTATGACTGTAATGGTGAGGAACTGGCAAATAATAAGCCGGGATTCATGGTTTCCCTGGCCCACCGCAATGACGGGTACAAAGAGGAGACGCTGGATCGCCTGTCCACGCTGATTCATATGCCGGTTTCCAAAATTAAAGAAACGATAGAACTGCATGGCGGCAGTGCCGAACCGATTCGTTTGGTACGCAATGCGTCGCCTGATGTCGTAGCTCAGGTGGAGGAGAATCTGCGGTATTTGCCGGACGTCATGCTGGAAGTGCAGCCGGTCCGGAACTACCCGAATAAAGATCTGGCTGTCCATGCCCTGGGCTATGTAGGCGAAGTGAGTGAATACGAAATCAGCCAGGGCGTGTACAGTGACTTGAAGGTTGGCGATACGATCGGTAAATTTGGCCTTGAAAGTTACTACGACTCCTATTTGCGCGGGACAGACGGCAGTTATCGCGAAGAAGTCGACGTCAATGGCCGCGTTATACAAATTATGGACAGGGTGGAACCTAAGCCCGGACAAGGCCTGGTACTTACAATTGATGCCAAACTGCAGCGCATCACCGAACAGGCTGTGGACCGCCAGTTAAAAGCAATTGGTGCCAGAGGCTGCGCGGTTGTTGTCCTTGACCCGAATAATGGTGAAGTCAAGGCGCTTGTCTCCCGCCCGGGATTTGATCCTAACTGGTTCGTCAACGGTATCAGTGAGAAAAACTGGAAATATTTGACGACAGATCCGTTCCATCCCATGATAGATAAGGCAATTACCGGTGAATATCCGCCCGGTTCTACCTTTAAGATTGTTACCGGCTCGGCGGCGCTCGAAGAGAAGAAAGTGACGCCGGATGAACTCATTTATGACTCCGGCCGGCACTGGCTCGTTGATATGAGAAACGCCGGAGGTGAGGCACTTGGCTGGATCAATTTCAAACGAGCGCTGTCTGCTTCGGATAACGTATACTTCTACGAAATGGGTAACCGTCTCGGCATCAAGGCTCTCGATAAGTATGCTGAGGAGTTCGGTTTCGGTGCAAAGACCGGTATTGATTTGAACGGCGAGGCATCGGGACTTATCGCTACGCCGGCCTATAAGAAAAAGGTATTCGGTGAAGAGTGGTACCTCGGTGATACCTTTAACACGGCTATCGGTCAGGGCTTTACCCTTGCAACTCCGATGCAGGTAGCTGAGATGCTGGCTGCTGTGGCTACGGACGGCAAGCGGTATAAACCGCACCTGGTGAGCAAAATCATTAACGACGACGGCAGTGTAGCCAAGCGCTTTGATCCACAGGAAGAGGGATCCCTGCCTGTGTCTGAGGAAACATTGAATCTGGTTCAGGAAAGCCTGCAGGCTGTAACAGAAGAAGGCGGTACGGCTTCTTCCCTGAAGAACCTGCCTGTCGAGGTGGCCGGCAAAACCGGTACGGCAGAAAACCCGCATGGACTGGAACATGGCTGGTTTATTGCCTATGCCCCGGCCAAAAAAGCACAGCTTGTGGTTGTCTGCATCGTTGAACAGGGCAGTTACGGCTCCATTTCTGCCGCGCCTATTGTTAAATCTATCCTGGAATATGCCTTTACGACTCCGGGTGTGAAGAGAGCTAATACCGCTTCGGGTACGAAGAGAAAGAGTTAAGGAGTTTTATGCTGAGAAGTGCTAAAAAATATTTGCAAAAT
Proteins encoded in this window:
- the mreD gene encoding rod shape-determining protein MreD, which codes for MNVLAFLLLNLVLFSIQNHWFMAFTTWQSPDLLLLMLILYALKNGGKKGALYGLGIGTFLDVVTFSYFGYHIVTRTFLGAVIGKNRMNIFADRLPTYLILTAMTTLLLQVSHGLFLCVATRRWLPFFPFVGMTLRSIGWNLVCAPLVWVLYHKLQKRLQRRDTYYYHF
- the mrdA gene encoding penicillin-binding protein 2; amino-acid sequence: MLNKKYAYRLEFMLVASALIIFLLIGRMFYLQIIRGSYYSRQAEGNRTRYTRIAAPRGIIYDCNGEELANNKPGFMVSLAHRNDGYKEETLDRLSTLIHMPVSKIKETIELHGGSAEPIRLVRNASPDVVAQVEENLRYLPDVMLEVQPVRNYPNKDLAVHALGYVGEVSEYEISQGVYSDLKVGDTIGKFGLESYYDSYLRGTDGSYREEVDVNGRVIQIMDRVEPKPGQGLVLTIDAKLQRITEQAVDRQLKAIGARGCAVVVLDPNNGEVKALVSRPGFDPNWFVNGISEKNWKYLTTDPFHPMIDKAITGEYPPGSTFKIVTGSAALEEKKVTPDELIYDSGRHWLVDMRNAGGEALGWINFKRALSASDNVYFYEMGNRLGIKALDKYAEEFGFGAKTGIDLNGEASGLIATPAYKKKVFGEEWYLGDTFNTAIGQGFTLATPMQVAEMLAAVATDGKRYKPHLVSKIINDDGSVAKRFDPQEEGSLPVSEETLNLVQESLQAVTEEGGTASSLKNLPVEVAGKTGTAENPHGLEHGWFIAYAPAKKAQLVVVCIVEQGSYGSISAAPIVKSILEYAFTTPGVKRANTASGTKRKS